A single Gasterosteus aculeatus chromosome 2, fGasAcu3.hap1.1, whole genome shotgun sequence DNA region contains:
- the LOC120829758 gene encoding solute carrier family 12 member 5 isoform X4, producing the protein MLNNMTDGEEGEGGPNSQGDGNPRESSPFINSGAATSADKSLQYDGKNMALFEEEMDTSPMVSSLLSSLANYTNLPTGSKEHEEAENNEEGARPSKKPVKAPQLGTLMGVYLPCIQNIFGVILFLRMTWMVGVGGVFGSFIIVFMCCSTTMLTAISMSAIATNGVVPAGGSYYMISRSLGPEFGGAVGICFYLGTTFAGAMYILGCIEILLIYIIPQAAIFKIEGLEGPEAELALLNNMRVYGTIVLSFMSLVVFVGVKYVNKLALLFLACVILSIVAVYAGVIKTAMDPPVFPVCLLGNRTLLSKGYDVCAKVVETDNETVTTQLWRTFCDSDSLDATCDEYFTSNNVTEIQGIPGVTSGILAENLFGNYLEKGMFLEKRRVASEESADSPPTGANRYVMADITSFFTLLVGIYFPSVTGIMAGSNRSGDLRDAQKSIPIGTIAAITTTSIVYMSTVVLFGACIEGVVLRDKFGEGVNGNLVIGTLAWPSPWVIVFGSFFSTCGAGLQSLTGAPRLLQAIARDGIIPFLRVFGHGKDNGEPTWALLLTGCICEIGIIIASLDAVAPILSMFFLMCYMFVNLACALQTLLRTPNWRPRFKFYHWALSFLGMSLCLSLMFICSWFYAIIAMGIATCIYKYIEFCGAEKEWGDGIRGISLSAARFALMRLEEGPPHTKNWRPQILVLVSVDAEQNVEQPRLLSLANQLKAGKGLTIVGTSVQGTFLDNYAEAQKADQSLRKLMETEKVKGFPQVVISSNLRDGTSHLIQVGGLGGLKHNTVMVSWPRNWKQPECHQQFRNFIEVVRETTIASLALLVPKNISSYPSNGERFTEGHIDVWWIVHDGGMLMLLPFLLRQHKVWRKCKMRIFTVAQMDDNSIQMKKDLITFLYHLRIDAAVEVVEMHDGDISAYTYEKTLVMEQRSQILKQMHLTKNEKEREIQSITDSSRGSIRRKNPSASRSRPSVDEGASVAEQPEDEVRLIHGRTASSTPASPTSPASPTDGAERGQTGANPEAGKDLFNMKPSPVDVRRMHTAMRLNEVITKKSKEAKLVLLNMPGPPKNRVGNENYMEFLEVLTEGLNRVLLVRGGGREVITIYS; encoded by the exons GTGACGGGAACCCGAGAGAGAGCAGTCCTTTCATCAACAGCGGCGCGGCCACGAGCGCCGACAAGAGCCTGCAGTACGACGGCAAGAACATGGCTCTGttcgag gaggagatggacaCCAGTCCGATGGTCTCCTCTTTGCTCAGCAGTCTGGCCAACTACACCAACCTGCCCACGGGCAGCAAAGAGCACGAAGAGGCCGAGAATAACGAGGAGGGGGCGCGTCCGTCCAAAAAACCCGTCAAG GCTCCACAGCTGGGGACGCTGATGGGTGTGTACTTGCCGTGCATCCAGAACATTTTTGGGGTGATCCTCTTCCTGCGGATGACTTGGATGGTCGGGGTGGGAGGCGTCTTCGGCTCCTTCATAATCGTCTTCATGTGTTGCTCCACG ACGATGCTCACAGCCATCTCCATGAGCGCCATAGCAACCAACGGAGTGGTACCAG CCGGAGGTTCGTACTACAtgatctctcgctctctggGGCCCGAGTTCGGTGGAGCCGTTGGCATCTGCTTCTACCTGGGCACCACCTTCGCAGGCGCCATGTACATTCTGGGCTGCATTGAGATTCTGCTG ATTTACATCATCCCCCAGGCGGCCATCTTTAAGATCGAGGGCCTGGAGGGCCCGGAGGCGGAGCTGGCTCTCCTCAACAACATGCGGGTGTACGGCACCATCGTGCTGAGCTTCATGTCGCTGGTGGTGTTTGTTGGGGTCAAATACGTGAACAAGCTGGCGCTGCTCTTCCTCGCCTGCGTCATCCTCTCCATCGTGGCCGTGTACGCCGGCGTCATCAAGACCGCCATGGACCCCCCTGTCTTCCC CGTCTGCCTCCTGGGGAATCGGACGCTCCTCTCCAAGGGATACGACGTCTGCGCGAAGGTCGTGGAGACGGACAACGAAACCGTCACCACCCAACTGTGGAGGACCTTCTGCGATTCCGACTCCTTGGACGCCACTTGTGACGAATACTTCACCAGCAACAACGTGACGGAGATACAGGGCATCCCGGGGGTCACCAGCGGCATCCTGGCAG AGAACCTCTTTGGGAACTACCTGGAAAAGGGGATGTTCCTGGAGAAGCGCCGGGTCGCGTCCGAAGAGAGCGCGGACAGCCCGCCGACCGGCGCCAACCGCTACGTCATGGCTGACATCACCAGCTTCTTCACCCTGCTGGTGGGGATATACTTCCCGTCCGTCACAG GCATCATGGCGGGCTCCAACCGCTCCGGAGACCTGCGCGATGCTCAGAAGTCCATCCCCATCGGCACGATTGCCGCCATCACCACCACGTCCATCGTGT ACATGTCCACCGTCGTGCTGTTCGGAGCCTGTATAGAAGGAGTCGTCCTCAGGGACAA gTTCGGTGAAGGGGTGAACGGTAACCTGGTGATCGGGACTTTGGCGTGGCCGTCTCCGTGGGTCATTGTGTTCggctccttcttctccacctgTGGAGCAGGACTCCAGAGTCTGACCGGAGCTCCGCGGCTCCTGCAGGCCATCGCCAGAGACGGCATCATCCCGTTTCTCAGA GTGTTTGGGCACGGCAAAGACAACGGGGAGCCCACCTGGGCCCTTCTGCTCACAGGTTGCATCTGTGAGATCGGCATCATCATCGCCTCCCTGGATGCAGTCGCCCCCATCCTCTCCAT GTTTTTCTTGATGTGCTACATGTTCGTCAACCTCGCGTGTGCCCTGCAGACTTTGCTGAGGACGCCGAACTGGAGGCCGCGCTTCAAGTTCTACcactg GGCTCTGTCCTTCTTGGGTATGAGCCTGTGTCTGTCgctcatgttcatctgctcctGGTTTTACGCCATCATCGCCATGGGCATCGccacctgcatctacaaatACATTGAGTTCTGCGG GGCGGAGAAGGAGTGGGGCGACGGGATACGTGGCATCTCGCTGAGCGCCGCCCGCTTCGCTCTCATGAGGCTGGAGGAAGGGCCGCCGCACACCAAGAACTGGAG GCCTCAGATCCTGGTCCTGGTGAGCGTGGACGCGGAGCAGAACGTGGAGCAGCCTCGTCTGCTCTCTCTGGCCAATCAGCTGAAGGCAGGGAAGGGTCTGACCATCGTGGGCACCTCGGTTCAAGGAACCTTCCTGGACAACTACGCGGAGGCCCAGAAGGCCGATCAG TCTTTGCGTAAGTTGATGGAGACGGAGAAGGTCAAGGGTTTCCCCCAGGTGGTCATCTCCTCCAATCTGAGAGACGGGACGTCCCACCTGATCCAGGTTGGAGGACTGGGAGGTCTGAAGCACAACACCGTGATGGTCAGCTGGCCCCGGAACTGGAAGCAGCCCGAGTGCCACCAGCAGTTCAGGAACTTTATTG AGGTGGTCCGAGAGACGACCATAGCCAGTCTGGCCTTGTTGGTTCCCAAGAACATCTCCAGCTACCCGTCCAATGGAGAGCGCTTCACCGAGGGCCACATAGACGTGTGGTGGATTGTCCACGACGGAGGCATGCTGATGCTCCTCCCCTTCCTGCTGCGACAGCATAAG GTGTGGAGGAAGTGCAAGATGCGCATTTTCACCGTGGCCCAGATGGACGACAACAGCATCCAGATGAAGAAAGACCTCATCACCTTCCTCTATCACCTGCGCATCGACGCCGCTGTGGAAGTGGTGGAGATG CACGATGGCGACATCTCGGCCTACACCTACGAGAAGACGCTGGTCATGGAGCAACGATCGCAGATCCTCAAACAGATGCATCTGACCAAGAacgagaaggagagagag ATCCAGAGCATCACCGATTCCTCCCGTGGGTCCATTCGGCGTAAGAACCCGTCCGCCTCGCGCTCCCGGCCCAGCGTGGATGAAGGAGCCAGCGTGGCGGAACAGCCGGAGGACGAG GTGCGGCTCATCCACGGCAGGACCGCCTCCTCCACACCGGCCAGCCCCACCAGCCCCGCCTCCCCGACGGACGGCGCGGAGAGAGGGCAGACCGGAGCGAACCCGGAGGCCGGCAAAGACCTCTTCAACATGAAGCC GAGCCCGGTGGACGTGCGGCGCATGCACACCGCCATGAGGCTCAACGAGGTCATCACCAAGAAGTCCAAGGAGGCAAAGCTGGTCCTGCTCAACATGCCCGGACCGCCCAAGAACCGCGTGGGCAATGAGAACT ACATGGAGTTCCTGGAGGTGCTGACCGAAGGTCTCAATCGGGTCCTCCTGGTGCGCGGAGGTGGACGTGAGGTCATCACCATCTACTCCTGA
- the LOC120829758 gene encoding solute carrier family 12 member 5 isoform X1, translated as MLNNMTDGEEGEGGPNSQGDGNPRESSPFINSGAATSADKSLQYDGKNMALFEEEMDTSPMVSSLLSSLANYTNLPTGSKEHEEAENNEEGARPSKKPVKAPQLGTLMGVYLPCIQNIFGVILFLRMTWMVGVGGVFGSFIIVFMCCSTTMLTAISMSAIATNGVVPAGGSYYMISRSLGPEFGGAVGICFYLGTTFAGAMYILGCIEILLIYIIPQAAIFKIEGLEGPEAELALLNNMRVYGTIVLSFMSLVVFVGVKYVNKLALLFLACVILSIVAVYAGVIKTAMDPPVFPVCLLGNRTLLSKGYDVCAKVVETDNETVTTQLWRTFCDSDSLDATCDEYFTSNNVTEIQGIPGVTSGILAENLFGNYLEKGMFLEKRRVASEESADSPPTGANRYVMADITSFFTLLVGIYFPSVTGIMAGSNRSGDLRDAQKSIPIGTIAAITTTSIVYMSTVVLFGACIEGVVLRDKFGEGVNGNLVIGTLAWPSPWVIVFGSFFSTCGAGLQSLTGAPRLLQAIARDGIIPFLRVFGHGKDNGEPTWALLLTGCICEIGIIIASLDAVAPILSMFFLMCYMFVNLACALQTLLRTPNWRPRFKFYHWALSFLGMSLCLSLMFICSWFYAIIAMGIATCIYKYIEFCGAEKEWGDGIRGISLSAARFALMRLEEGPPHTKNWRPQILVLVSVDAEQNVEQPRLLSLANQLKAGKGLTIVGTSVQGTFLDNYAEAQKADQSLRKLMETEKVKGFPQVVISSNLRDGTSHLIQVGGLGGLKHNTVMVSWPRNWKQPECHQQFRNFIEVVRETTIASLALLVPKNISSYPSNGERFTEGHIDVWWIVHDGGMLMLLPFLLRQHKVWRKCKMRIFTVAQMDDNSIQMKKDLITFLYHLRIDAAVEVVEMHDGDISAYTYEKTLVMEQRSQILKQMHLTKNEKEREIQSITDSSRGSIRRKNPSASRSRPSVDEGASVAEQPEDESVAVSDPKQVRLIHGRTASSTPASPTSPASPTDGAERGQTGANPEAGKDLFNMKPEWEHLSPVDVRRMHTAMRLNEVITKKSKEAKLVLLNMPGPPKNRVGNENYMEFLEVLTEGLNRVLLVRGGGREVITIYS; from the exons GTGACGGGAACCCGAGAGAGAGCAGTCCTTTCATCAACAGCGGCGCGGCCACGAGCGCCGACAAGAGCCTGCAGTACGACGGCAAGAACATGGCTCTGttcgag gaggagatggacaCCAGTCCGATGGTCTCCTCTTTGCTCAGCAGTCTGGCCAACTACACCAACCTGCCCACGGGCAGCAAAGAGCACGAAGAGGCCGAGAATAACGAGGAGGGGGCGCGTCCGTCCAAAAAACCCGTCAAG GCTCCACAGCTGGGGACGCTGATGGGTGTGTACTTGCCGTGCATCCAGAACATTTTTGGGGTGATCCTCTTCCTGCGGATGACTTGGATGGTCGGGGTGGGAGGCGTCTTCGGCTCCTTCATAATCGTCTTCATGTGTTGCTCCACG ACGATGCTCACAGCCATCTCCATGAGCGCCATAGCAACCAACGGAGTGGTACCAG CCGGAGGTTCGTACTACAtgatctctcgctctctggGGCCCGAGTTCGGTGGAGCCGTTGGCATCTGCTTCTACCTGGGCACCACCTTCGCAGGCGCCATGTACATTCTGGGCTGCATTGAGATTCTGCTG ATTTACATCATCCCCCAGGCGGCCATCTTTAAGATCGAGGGCCTGGAGGGCCCGGAGGCGGAGCTGGCTCTCCTCAACAACATGCGGGTGTACGGCACCATCGTGCTGAGCTTCATGTCGCTGGTGGTGTTTGTTGGGGTCAAATACGTGAACAAGCTGGCGCTGCTCTTCCTCGCCTGCGTCATCCTCTCCATCGTGGCCGTGTACGCCGGCGTCATCAAGACCGCCATGGACCCCCCTGTCTTCCC CGTCTGCCTCCTGGGGAATCGGACGCTCCTCTCCAAGGGATACGACGTCTGCGCGAAGGTCGTGGAGACGGACAACGAAACCGTCACCACCCAACTGTGGAGGACCTTCTGCGATTCCGACTCCTTGGACGCCACTTGTGACGAATACTTCACCAGCAACAACGTGACGGAGATACAGGGCATCCCGGGGGTCACCAGCGGCATCCTGGCAG AGAACCTCTTTGGGAACTACCTGGAAAAGGGGATGTTCCTGGAGAAGCGCCGGGTCGCGTCCGAAGAGAGCGCGGACAGCCCGCCGACCGGCGCCAACCGCTACGTCATGGCTGACATCACCAGCTTCTTCACCCTGCTGGTGGGGATATACTTCCCGTCCGTCACAG GCATCATGGCGGGCTCCAACCGCTCCGGAGACCTGCGCGATGCTCAGAAGTCCATCCCCATCGGCACGATTGCCGCCATCACCACCACGTCCATCGTGT ACATGTCCACCGTCGTGCTGTTCGGAGCCTGTATAGAAGGAGTCGTCCTCAGGGACAA gTTCGGTGAAGGGGTGAACGGTAACCTGGTGATCGGGACTTTGGCGTGGCCGTCTCCGTGGGTCATTGTGTTCggctccttcttctccacctgTGGAGCAGGACTCCAGAGTCTGACCGGAGCTCCGCGGCTCCTGCAGGCCATCGCCAGAGACGGCATCATCCCGTTTCTCAGA GTGTTTGGGCACGGCAAAGACAACGGGGAGCCCACCTGGGCCCTTCTGCTCACAGGTTGCATCTGTGAGATCGGCATCATCATCGCCTCCCTGGATGCAGTCGCCCCCATCCTCTCCAT GTTTTTCTTGATGTGCTACATGTTCGTCAACCTCGCGTGTGCCCTGCAGACTTTGCTGAGGACGCCGAACTGGAGGCCGCGCTTCAAGTTCTACcactg GGCTCTGTCCTTCTTGGGTATGAGCCTGTGTCTGTCgctcatgttcatctgctcctGGTTTTACGCCATCATCGCCATGGGCATCGccacctgcatctacaaatACATTGAGTTCTGCGG GGCGGAGAAGGAGTGGGGCGACGGGATACGTGGCATCTCGCTGAGCGCCGCCCGCTTCGCTCTCATGAGGCTGGAGGAAGGGCCGCCGCACACCAAGAACTGGAG GCCTCAGATCCTGGTCCTGGTGAGCGTGGACGCGGAGCAGAACGTGGAGCAGCCTCGTCTGCTCTCTCTGGCCAATCAGCTGAAGGCAGGGAAGGGTCTGACCATCGTGGGCACCTCGGTTCAAGGAACCTTCCTGGACAACTACGCGGAGGCCCAGAAGGCCGATCAG TCTTTGCGTAAGTTGATGGAGACGGAGAAGGTCAAGGGTTTCCCCCAGGTGGTCATCTCCTCCAATCTGAGAGACGGGACGTCCCACCTGATCCAGGTTGGAGGACTGGGAGGTCTGAAGCACAACACCGTGATGGTCAGCTGGCCCCGGAACTGGAAGCAGCCCGAGTGCCACCAGCAGTTCAGGAACTTTATTG AGGTGGTCCGAGAGACGACCATAGCCAGTCTGGCCTTGTTGGTTCCCAAGAACATCTCCAGCTACCCGTCCAATGGAGAGCGCTTCACCGAGGGCCACATAGACGTGTGGTGGATTGTCCACGACGGAGGCATGCTGATGCTCCTCCCCTTCCTGCTGCGACAGCATAAG GTGTGGAGGAAGTGCAAGATGCGCATTTTCACCGTGGCCCAGATGGACGACAACAGCATCCAGATGAAGAAAGACCTCATCACCTTCCTCTATCACCTGCGCATCGACGCCGCTGTGGAAGTGGTGGAGATG CACGATGGCGACATCTCGGCCTACACCTACGAGAAGACGCTGGTCATGGAGCAACGATCGCAGATCCTCAAACAGATGCATCTGACCAAGAacgagaaggagagagag ATCCAGAGCATCACCGATTCCTCCCGTGGGTCCATTCGGCGTAAGAACCCGTCCGCCTCGCGCTCCCGGCCCAGCGTGGATGAAGGAGCCAGCGTGGCGGAACAGCCGGAGGACGAG TCTGTGGCTGTCTCCGACCCCAAACAGGTGCGGCTCATCCACGGCAGGACCGCCTCCTCCACACCGGCCAGCCCCACCAGCCCCGCCTCCCCGACGGACGGCGCGGAGAGAGGGCAGACCGGAGCGAACCCGGAGGCCGGCAAAGACCTCTTCAACATGAAGCC GGAGTGGGAGCACCT GAGCCCGGTGGACGTGCGGCGCATGCACACCGCCATGAGGCTCAACGAGGTCATCACCAAGAAGTCCAAGGAGGCAAAGCTGGTCCTGCTCAACATGCCCGGACCGCCCAAGAACCGCGTGGGCAATGAGAACT ACATGGAGTTCCTGGAGGTGCTGACCGAAGGTCTCAATCGGGTCCTCCTGGTGCGCGGAGGTGGACGTGAGGTCATCACCATCTACTCCTGA